Within the Pseudomonas oryzae genome, the region CCCGGCCGCACGTTGCCTGGCGGATCTCTGACTAAGCTGCTTGAGGAGTGCGCAAGAGCCGCGCACAGGAATCTCAAGGAGAACCCGATGTCCGTGATTCGCAAGCTTCCCCTGCTGGTCGGGATCGCCCTGCTCGGCGCCTGCGCCAGCCAACCCGACGACCAGCAACTGACCGGCACGGTCAGCCACAGCGCTGGCGCGGTCCAAGGCGTACCCGGCGGGATCATCGTCGATGAGGAGAGAGTCGAGGCGACGGTGATCGCTCTCGATCCCGCCGCGCGCACCTTCACCCTGCAGGACAAGGCCGGCAACCGGCGCACCGTCAAGGCGCCGCCGACGATGCGCAACTACTCGGAACTGGAGGTCGGCGACAAGGTGACGTCCACCCTCAGGGTGGAACGCGCCATCTACCTGCGCGAAAAGGGCGAGGCTTCCCGGGAAGGCGCCGCCATGGTGCTGACCCCGCCGGCCGGCAGCAAGCCGGGACTGCTGATCGCCAGCACCCAGGAGATAGTCGCCGTGGTCCAGGCTATCGACGCTGCCGCGCATACCGCCACCCTGCGCTTCCCCGACGGCACCAGCCGCACCTATCCGGTGCGTCCCGACGTCGAGGTCAAGCCCGAGTACCTCAACCAGCAGGTGGTGATTCGCGTCGACTCGCAGCTGGCGGTGGAGGTGAAAGCGGCGCAGTAGGTGACACTGGCGCAGCGGGCCGGACACCTCCCGGCGGCAGCGCCGGGCAACGCCGTTCGCCGGCGCCAAGCACCGCGCCCGAGCGGCAGACGAACGCCAGAAAGCACAAAGGGGAGCCCATGGGCTCCCCTTCCAATCGGTCGTGCTCTGTTCTTGTTGTGCTGTCGGGCCTTTTGTTGTTTTTGGCGGCCCGCCCGAACCAGTGGTTCGGTGCCGGTCCCAGGTCGGGACCTGAAGAGCAAGCATATTCTTTTGGATGCTGATATTGCCGCTACCCTTGCGGGTTCAACCGGTGTTGGCCGCTGCCTGCAGGCAGTTTTATCGTTCTCGGTCCGGTCGAGGGAGAATCCAGTCGGGCAACTCCTCTCCAAAAGAATCGGTTTGCTGCGCCTCCACCCTGTTGTTCTTGTTGTTATGGAGTCGATACGTCTTGTTTTTGTTGTGTTGTTGTGCCGAAGATAATGCAGGCAGCGTGCCAACTTTTTAAATTCCTTTATTTTCAATGGTTTACATAAAAACCCGATTGCTGACGAGGCCAGCAAGGGGCATTTCCGTTACCACCCGCCCCAGATCGCCGTTACGCCGAAAGACCCGGTAACAACTGCGGGCATGTCCCGGTAACCGGGCTGTAACACCATCATGCCGCGCCCGCTGGCCCCTCCCACAGCGGCGTATCCGCCGCCAGCCGCACCGAGGCGCGCGCCTCCCCCGGGGTACGCGACAGCCGTGGCGCCGGCGCCACCTGCAATCGACCGTCGACCTCCCGGTACACCCCGCGCGCCTGCAGGTGCGGGTGCTGCGGCGCCTCATCAAGCGTGAGCACCGGCGCGAAGCAGGCATCGGTGCCTTCCAGCAGCGCGCACCACTCGTCCCGCGTGCGGCGGGCGAACAGCGCGGCCAAGCACTCGCCCTGCGCCGCCCACGCGACCGGATCGTCGCAGCCGGCGTAGAGCTGCTCGGGCGCGTCGATGCGCTCCAGCAGCTCGCGCAGGAACTGCGGCTCCAGCGCGCCGACGGCGATCTCGCCGCCGTCGGCGCAGCGGTAGCAGCGGTAGTGCGGCGCGGCGCCGCCGAGCAGGTTGCGCTCGCGCTGCATCGACAGGCTGCCGCCGGCGAAGAAGCTCATCAGCGAGGACACCCCGTCGACGATGGCGGCGTCGACCACCTGGCCCTGCCCGGAGCGCTCGCGCTCCCACAGCGCGGTCATGATGCCGAAGGCGAGGAACAGCGAGCCACCGCCGAAGTCGCCGACCAGGTTGAGCGGCGGGATCGCCGTGCCCGCGCGCCCGCCGATGGCCGCCAGCGCGCCGGTGAGGGCGATGTAGTTGATGTCGTGGCCGGCGGCGCGGGCCTGCGGGCCGTCCTGGCCCCAGCCGGTCATCCGCCCGTAGACCAGCCGCGGATTGAGTTCGCGCAGCTCGTCCGGCCCCAGCCCCAGGCGCTCCATCACCCCGGGACGGAAACCCTCGATCAGCACGTCGGCTTTTTCGGCCAGTTCGAGACAGCGCGCCCGCCCGGCCGCGCTACGGATGTCCAGCTCCAGCACCTGGCGGCCACGGTCGGCCACCGGGTTGGGCCAGCCGTTGCCGCCGGCGCGCTCGATGCGCACCACGTCGGCGCCCATGTCGGCGAGCAGCATGGCGCAGTGCGGGCCGGGGCCGATGCCGGCGAACTCCAGTACGCGCAGGCCGGCCAGCGGCCCCTGGCGGTCGCTCGTCATCCCTGCGCCTCCAGCCGCAACTCGGCGACCAGATAGTCGCGGTAGCGCTCGCGCAGCACCTTCTTGTCGATCTTCCCGGTGGCGGTC harbors:
- a CDS encoding CaiB/BaiF CoA transferase family protein, with product MTSDRQGPLAGLRVLEFAGIGPGPHCAMLLADMGADVVRIERAGGNGWPNPVADRGRQVLELDIRSAAGRARCLELAEKADVLIEGFRPGVMERLGLGPDELRELNPRLVYGRMTGWGQDGPQARAAGHDINYIALTGALAAIGGRAGTAIPPLNLVGDFGGGSLFLAFGIMTALWERERSGQGQVVDAAIVDGVSSLMSFFAGGSLSMQRERNLLGGAAPHYRCYRCADGGEIAVGALEPQFLRELLERIDAPEQLYAGCDDPVAWAAQGECLAALFARRTRDEWCALLEGTDACFAPVLTLDEAPQHPHLQARGVYREVDGRLQVAPAPRLSRTPGEARASVRLAADTPLWEGPAGAA